From the Fusobacterium ulcerans ATCC 49185 genome, the window AATAAGAGATTTTGGGGGGTGGATAAAATTTGGTATGACAAGTATGGAAGAATTTGAAAATCTTTTAAAATGGGATTTTCCAAAGCTATATAAAGCTTATGCAACCAGAAAAAACGCAGATATCCCACTAATGTTGGAAGGAAAAGCAGATGATAAGACGATTAAATATATAGGAAATGAAGAAAAGGCTAAAAAGTGGATATTAAGCTACCAACAAAAAATTGAGAGATTAGAAAATAAACCTAAAAATGAAGATGGGGTAGCAGCTATAGAATATCTAGTAAATGGCTTAAAAAAAGAGTGTATAGCATGAGGAGGAGCATATGGATTTAAAAGCAAAATTAGAAACCGAAATAATAAAAAAATATGCAAATAAAAAATACTTTGCTTTTCTCCATCTTATAAAGATAGATAACCTTAAATTTTATGAACTTTATATCGTAGAAAGAGCAGGAGAAACAAGAATAAAGCATAAAAAAGAATTTTGCCAAACCTTGTCTATAGATTGCCCTATGGAAGAAATAGAAAAGATTGTAAAAGAGAAGATAGGAAACTTTGAGGTGATAGTAAAGTGAGATATTTTTTACTGGGATTAATAATATATCGTTTAGTAGATAAGGGAATGAAAGCTGGTGAAAATGTAATAATAACAGCATGTATTGCTTTTGTAACAGGATTCATAATGGCTGAAATAGATTTTGCATTATTTTCAATATTAAGTCTGTTGATATTATATTTGGGTTAAGAGAGGAAATAGATGGAAAGAAAAATAGGAGAGATATTTGAAAGCAATAACAAGACAAAGATAAAGTGCGTGAGGGGTGCAACGGATTATTGTTATGGCTGTTTATACTGGTTTGCGAGCAACTGTCTTAGTCCGGATATAGCTGGTGAATGTCAGAAACATCTCAGGAGTGATAGGGAAGATGTTATTTTTATAGAGGTGAAAGAATGAACTTAATGGAAATGTTTAGCCTGTGTGTGCCTTTTCCTATACTGGAAAGAACAGGACAAACACAAGGAATACCAGGGAGTTATTATTATAGAGCTAAAAAATAGGAGGAAAAAACATGGGACAACAAAAATTAGAAGTAAAAAGAGAAAGAAAATTTATAAGCCAGACAGACTTTTTAAGAGTAGAGGTTAGAAATTTAGCAGCAGAATTAGAAATAGATTTAAAAGATACTAGCAGATTAACAGGTAAAGAGTGCAGAGAAATACTCTATAATTTAAACAAAATAAAATTAAATAGAGAAAAGGGGCTATTAAGAAGAGCGATAGCATATCTTTTCTAGGAGGGAAAGATGAAAGTAATAATAATAACAGGAGTAATGATAATAATGTTGTTTATGGCAGCATACAAATTAATAGACAAGGCATTTGAGGAGATGGAGAAGTGGGACAAGGAATAAAACAAGAATACCTAATACCTTTTAGGCCTCCAACAGTAAATACTTACTGGCGGAGATCTGGAAAAAATATACATCTTTCTGAAAAAGGGACAGCTTTTAAAAGAGATGTAAAAAATTTTATGAGAACCCAAAAAAATAAAAAATTAAGTAGTGAACCTCTTGCTGTAGAACTTATATTAAATTTTAAAGGTAAAACTAAAAGGGATATAGATAATTACTGTAAGGGGATACTAGACAGTCTTACAGGGATATTGTGGGAAGATGACAGCCAGATTATAAAGTTAAACATAGAAAAGAATATAGGAGAGAAAGAGGACAACTTCATATTAAGAGTGCAGGAGGTATGATGAAAATATATTATTTTAAATATGAAAATGGGAATAAAACAACTACATACATTTCTGGAGATAAGAAAAAAATAGAGGAACAGCATAGATACTTGGGAGTTGATGCGAAGTATGAAGAGGTTAAAAATGTAGGGGAAATTATAGAGATTGAAGCAGAAAAATTACACACAATATAATACAGGAGGTATAAGTACATGATATACCTTTGTAGAAAGTGCAGAAGATTTTTAGCAAACATAAAAACAGAGAAAAATTTGTATTTAAAGGGTAAGTCTATAATAGTGCAAGGGGAAGGAATAGAAATAACCTGTAAATGTGGAGAAAAAACACTAATAAGCCTTGCAAACAATAAAAAAGAATAGTATAATTTAAGAAATTAAATAAATTGAAGGTACCAAGCAACATTAAAGGAGCCAAGAACTAACTATGTAGGAAACTATATGGTTTGTTTTTCGCTCCTTTTTTTGTTTTTAGGAGGAAAAATGAGCAAAATAAAAGTTCCCTTCCCTTATATGGGAAGCAAAGGGCGATTTTATAAAGAAATAAAAGAAGTATTTATAGAGAATAAAAGAGAAAACTTTATAGATTTATTCGCTGGAGCTATGGAAGTACCAGTAAATTTAAAGGTAGAGTTTTCAGATTTGAATGTAGAAGCAAATGTTAAAGATTGTAAAATAGAGGCTCTTATAAAGCATAAGGATGTATTTAAGCTTTATGAAAGAGCGTTAACATATGTATGTGGGCAAATAGATTTTAAAAGTTCTAGAAGCCTTTATGATACAAACAGAGCAAAATTCGACGAAATAAATATAAAATTTAAAAGTATATTCCAGAATGTTTGCCCTTGCTGTGGTAAAAAGATAGATAACAATGTAGAAAATAAAGAATTTTCTGAAGATGAAAAGGAAATTCTAAAAGCATTAATGGGGTTTGGTGGAAAAGGGGAAAGTCTTTCCAATACTTTCTATAGCATAGCAAAGGCAGAGAAATTTAAAGGGTACATTGATGGAATTAAAAAACTAAAGGTACATTTTAAAGAATTTGATGAGACTTGGGAATATAAAGATAGTTTTATATTTTTAGATCCTCCATATATCCAAAAGACAAAACTAGATAAAGAACAAAATTTTGTCGGGTATGGATATGCAGGAGACGGAGGAAAAGAGTGGGGATTAAAAGATGATGATAGACTAATAAAGTTTATAGAAAATAATCTAAATAAAAATAATGTATTCCTAATATTTGGAAGTGCAGAAAATAATCTAAAAAAGCTTATAGAGAAAAATTTTAAAAATGCAGAATTTTCAGAGAAAATTTATAAATTCCAAACTTTTGGGAAAGTAACAGACAGATTGGAATGGTTCTGTTTAATAAAATAGAAAAAAATAATTAAAAGAGGTGGTGATGTGGCAAGGATAAGAGATCCAGCAAGGGATAAAGCGAAGGAGTTATATCTAAATAACAAAGATATTACAAATAGAGAGATAGCAAATATCTTAGGAATAGATGAAAAGAAAGTAGCAACTTGGAAATATAGGGATAAATGGGAATGTAATACAGAAGAAAAAAAGAATGTAGTACAACAAAATAAAAAGTGTAGTACTACAAAACCAAAAGAAGAGAAAAAAGAATTGGTTTCCAATGAAGATAAAGGCTATGAATGGGTAGATGAAGAGGACGGATTGACTGATAAGCAAAGACTTTTCTGTCATTATTATATGCAATCTTTGAATGCTTTTCAGGCAGCTATAAAGGCAGAATATAGTCCAAGTTATGCAAGAGTTGATGTATATCGTCTCCTAGAAAATCCTAGCATAAAAAAATATTTAGGGAAATTAAAAGAGCAGCAAAAACAAGATTTCCTTATCTCCCAAGAAAAGATTCTTAATCGTCACGTTCAAGTGGCTTTTTCGGACATAAATGAGTATTTTGAGGAAAACGGAAGCTTAAAACCTTTATCAGAAACAGATGGAAGCTTAATTAAAAAGCTAAAGATAACAGAAACAGAAGAAAGAAGGACTGTGGAGATAGAACTTATAGAGAAATGTAAATCTTTAGACGCTTTGACAAAATGGGTAGGACTTGATCCAGTATATCAAGATAAAAATAAATCTAAGAATGAAACACCAGTGTTTAAAGGTAGTGATGACCTTGAAGACTAATTATGTAGACGTTAATTTACCAGAAATAATAGGAAAAAGATATAAAACATTTTGGAACTATAAAGGCAGATATAGAGTAGTAAAAGGTGGAAGAGGAAGCAAGAAAAGCTATACAACAGCTTTAAACTTTATTTATAGGCTTATGAAACTACCAGAAAGTAATCTACTTGTAGTAAGGAAAGTGTTTGACACACAAAGAGGAAGCACCTTTGCACAGTTACAGATAGCAATAAGAAGATTAAAAGTAGGACATCTCTGGAAATGTACCGTTTCTCCCATGGAAATGACATATATTCCAACAGGGCAAAAGATTATTTTTAGAGGACTAGATGATCCCTTAAAGTTAACATCTATAACAGTAAGTACAGGATATCTTTGTTGGTGCTGGTTTGAGGAAGCTTACCAGATAGAAAATGAGGATGATTTTAATAAGATTGACTTATCTATTAGGGGAGCAGTACCAGAACATCTATTCAAGCAAATTACCTGTACTTTTAACCCTTGGGCAGAAACACACTGGATGAATGAACGCTTTTTTAAAGATGGAGTAGAGGATAAAGAAAATCTTTTAAGTAAGGGTTTAGCAATACATAAACATACAGAAGATATATTGGCAATTACTACAAATTTTAGAGCTAATGAATTCTTAGATGAAGCAGATAAAAAAGTTTTCAAGGTAATGGAACAGGAAAATCCAAAAAGATTCTCTGTAGAAGGAAATGGAGACTGGGGAATATGTGAAGGAACTGTTTACTATAGATGGGAGATTTTAGAATTTAATTTAAAAGAATTGTTAAAATCTGGTAGGATTCTGCAAGCTGCTTTTGGTTTAGACTTTGGATTTACCAATGATCCTAGTGCCTTTGTAGCCTGTATAGTGGATGAAATTAGAAAAGAAATGTATATTTTTGATGAACATTATGAAAAGGCCATGTTCAATGAAGATATAATAAGAATTCTTACTTATAAGGGATACTCAAAAGAAAAGATAATAGCAGATGGTGCAGAGCCAAAATCTATTAAATGGATGGCAAGAAATGGACTACCAAATATAATTGAAGCAGAGAAAGGAAGAGATAGCGTAAATTTTGGAATACAGTATTTACAGGGATATAAAGTATATATTCATCCCAAATGTCAGAACTTCATCATGGAGATAAAAAATTATGTATGGGCAGTAGATAAGAAAACAGGTAAAGCATTAAATGAACCGATAGGTAATTACAATCACCTTATGGATGCTTGGAGATATGCAGTAGAACCATTAATAATTAAATCTAGGGCTATTATTACAGGGAAACCAATAGGGACATAAGGAAGGAGGGGATATGAGAGAAATAACTTTTAATGATATTTTTAAAGTTGGAGAAGACTTTAAGAGTGATAAAGATTATAGTCGAGTATCTAAATACAATAAATATAAAGAATTTAGAGAAAATCATGTGGGAAGATTCTTTAAAACAAGACTTATAAAAAATTTGAGACTGCAAGATGAAGTGGCAGCTTGGTTGAATGAAGATGGATATATAGGATACCACCTTGACAATAGGTTTATTCCATATACAGTAAATAATCAAAAATTGACAATAGAAGATCTTATAGTGGAATGTACTTTGCCAAAGAGTGCAATAACTGTACTTAAAAATTTTTCTGTAGGGGAAAAGCCTATTGTTGTCACAGGGGTGGAGGAAGAAGACAAATGGGTAAAAGAGTTTGAAAAAAGAGAAACTATACATTCTAAATTAAAAGAAATGGTAACGGAACAGCTAACACTTGGGAATTGTTATACCAAGATAGAAAGAATAGATAAAAAAGCAGAACTGACACCTTTACCAGCAGAAAATATACTTCTTATACCAGCATTGCACAATGCCAGAAGACTTGGAGCATACCTGTATTATGAAGAAAGATTAAAAATAAATGGAAAAGAAGAAGATGGTTTATATGTAGAGCTACATCTTAAAGGTAAGAACATAGTAAGAGCCTATAGATATGCTGGTAATAAAATTGGAGCACAAATACCTTTATCTGCAATAGATAGAGCTTTTACAGTAGGAAAAAATATAAAAGATACTTCTAAAAAGGGACAGAGAGGTTTTGAATATACTATAAATACAGAGCTAGAAGATTATGATATACAAAACTTTATGGGATTGGATAAGGATATTGGAGAGTTATACGCAGAAAGTATTTACAATGGCTTATCTTCTACATTCTTAGAAATGACTATAAGAATGACTTCTAACAGTTATTTATTTAATAAGGTAAATAATCCCAATATGATAGGTCCAGATGTATCTGAAACCCAAGTTTCTATAGTTCCTACTTGGAAAGAAAATGTATTAGGAGCAGACTATCAAGAACAAAAAACAGTAAAGCAGGGAAGATACCATATCATCAGTGATCCAAAGTGGATAGGGGGAATGAAATATGTAGAGCCCCCAACTTCCCATGTAGACACTATTTATAGGCACTTAGAATTAAACTACTCCAATGCTTATAGTCAATTAGGAGTAAATGCAGTGGCACTTGGATTAGTAACAGATGGGGGAAGTATTAGCAGTGGAGAAGCATTTAAAAAAGCCATAACACCTACTTTAAATAAAGCTAGGGATATAGTTAACAATATATATACCCCTCTTCTTGCACTATACAGCCAAGCTTACAAATTAGAAACAGGAAAAGAGTTTTCTAAACTAGATATAGAGTTCAGCGATGGAATATCTCTATCTGAAAAGGAAGAGACAGAAAATGCCTCTATGGAAATAAACAACAAGTTAAAATCTAGAAAAACTTATTTAATAAGCAAAGGATATACAGAGGAAGCAGCAGACAAAGAACTTGAAAGGATAGCAGAAGAGCAAAACAAACTATCTGGAATAGTTGTGGATACAGTGACAGAAGAAGATATAGGAGGTAATGATGAATAGTGGCTAAAGACAAAAGAGACTATCTTATAAAACTTTATGAACAGGCTCTAAATGACCTTATAAAAGTATTTGAAGAGAACTTGAAAGTAGGAAAAAAAATTGATTATGAAAGAGCTTTGCTCCTAAACCTAAAGAAAGCTTTTGAAGAAATCAAGGAGCAGAAAAAAATAATACAGATGACCTTAAATGATGAATATCTTAATAGAAAAATAAAAGAGATAGAAAGTAGCATAAGGATAAATAATGTAGCTCTAG encodes:
- a CDS encoding RusA family crossover junction endodeoxyribonuclease → MGQGIKQEYLIPFRPPTVNTYWRRSGKNIHLSEKGTAFKRDVKNFMRTQKNKKLSSEPLAVELILNFKGKTKRDIDNYCKGILDSLTGILWEDDSQIIKLNIEKNIGEKEDNFILRVQEV
- a CDS encoding terminase small subunit; the protein is MARIRDPARDKAKELYLNNKDITNREIANILGIDEKKVATWKYRDKWECNTEEKKNVVQQNKKCSTTKPKEEKKELVSNEDKGYEWVDEEDGLTDKQRLFCHYYMQSLNAFQAAIKAEYSPSYARVDVYRLLENPSIKKYLGKLKEQQKQDFLISQEKILNRHVQVAFSDINEYFEENGSLKPLSETDGSLIKKLKITETEERRTVEIELIEKCKSLDALTKWVGLDPVYQDKNKSKNETPVFKGSDDLED
- a CDS encoding DNA adenine methylase; the encoded protein is MSKIKVPFPYMGSKGRFYKEIKEVFIENKRENFIDLFAGAMEVPVNLKVEFSDLNVEANVKDCKIEALIKHKDVFKLYERALTYVCGQIDFKSSRSLYDTNRAKFDEINIKFKSIFQNVCPCCGKKIDNNVENKEFSEDEKEILKALMGFGGKGESLSNTFYSIAKAEKFKGYIDGIKKLKVHFKEFDETWEYKDSFIFLDPPYIQKTKLDKEQNFVGYGYAGDGGKEWGLKDDDRLIKFIENNLNKNNVFLIFGSAENNLKKLIEKNFKNAEFSEKIYKFQTFGKVTDRLEWFCLIK
- a CDS encoding PBSX family phage terminase large subunit; its protein translation is MKTNYVDVNLPEIIGKRYKTFWNYKGRYRVVKGGRGSKKSYTTALNFIYRLMKLPESNLLVVRKVFDTQRGSTFAQLQIAIRRLKVGHLWKCTVSPMEMTYIPTGQKIIFRGLDDPLKLTSITVSTGYLCWCWFEEAYQIENEDDFNKIDLSIRGAVPEHLFKQITCTFNPWAETHWMNERFFKDGVEDKENLLSKGLAIHKHTEDILAITTNFRANEFLDEADKKVFKVMEQENPKRFSVEGNGDWGICEGTVYYRWEILEFNLKELLKSGRILQAAFGLDFGFTNDPSAFVACIVDEIRKEMYIFDEHYEKAMFNEDIIRILTYKGYSKEKIIADGAEPKSIKWMARNGLPNIIEAEKGRDSVNFGIQYLQGYKVYIHPKCQNFIMEIKNYVWAVDKKTGKALNEPIGNYNHLMDAWRYAVEPLIIKSRAIITGKPIGT